The following are from one region of the Rhodopirellula sp. P2 genome:
- the hpnE gene encoding hydroxysqualene dehydroxylase HpnE codes for MTKRVVVIGGGIAGLSAVEAFSRTQAFVRGEMQVELFDSRHQTGGRAGSFVEPTTGQTVDYCQHVAMGCCTTLLDLLQRMELLSHFQRYQELTFYHPQHGFSRFRPSPWLPPPLHLASALSALQHLTGSNRRQIQSALWRLMRTQATDLSDVTALEWLQANGQSEDTQQKFWDVILVSALGDVPQRVSMAAARKVMIDGFAGARHASDVWVPRRPLSEIFGESFREPLSRRGVRFELGNAVRGLRWDDASARWIIARSSGESRTADHVVLATPWHVSRRWFPDLWEKQAARAASERDDLETPFASSPITGIHLWLDRSLTSLPHVVMVGTLAQWFFQEPIEQAEQSSRAEGVYHQVVISGRHAGSDWPKEKLVTEVVRELSQAFPESGTPEIRKSRVVTDPHAVFCVSPLTQACRPESKTSLPGLHFAGDAVATGWPATMEGAAISGQMAANSVIESLGEAGGNQPVEAFVGLKRGWLARRLIR; via the coding sequence ATGACAAAACGTGTTGTTGTCATTGGAGGCGGAATCGCTGGGTTGTCAGCCGTCGAGGCGTTTTCTCGCACGCAGGCGTTTGTGCGTGGCGAGATGCAGGTCGAGTTGTTCGATTCTCGCCACCAAACCGGTGGCCGTGCGGGCTCGTTCGTGGAACCCACCACGGGACAGACGGTGGACTATTGCCAGCACGTTGCGATGGGGTGCTGCACGACTTTGTTGGACCTGCTTCAACGCATGGAGCTGTTGTCGCACTTTCAACGGTACCAGGAACTGACGTTTTATCATCCTCAACACGGGTTCAGTCGTTTTCGTCCGAGTCCTTGGTTGCCACCGCCGTTGCACCTGGCGTCCGCGTTGTCAGCGCTCCAGCATTTGACGGGTAGCAACCGACGGCAGATTCAGTCGGCTTTGTGGCGTCTGATGCGGACCCAGGCGACCGATTTGAGCGACGTCACGGCACTGGAATGGTTGCAAGCCAACGGCCAAAGCGAGGACACACAACAGAAGTTCTGGGATGTGATCTTGGTGAGCGCGCTGGGGGATGTTCCGCAGCGAGTGTCGATGGCTGCTGCCCGGAAGGTGATGATCGACGGATTCGCTGGTGCGAGGCATGCTAGTGACGTTTGGGTGCCCAGGCGTCCGCTGTCTGAAATCTTTGGTGAATCCTTTCGAGAGCCTTTGTCGCGACGCGGAGTTCGATTTGAACTTGGGAACGCCGTCCGTGGGTTGCGCTGGGACGATGCGAGTGCGCGTTGGATCATCGCGCGTTCGAGTGGCGAATCTCGGACCGCGGATCATGTTGTCTTGGCGACACCCTGGCATGTCAGTCGCCGCTGGTTTCCTGACTTGTGGGAGAAGCAAGCTGCGAGGGCTGCTTCGGAAAGAGATGATCTGGAAACGCCGTTTGCATCGTCACCGATCACGGGGATTCATCTCTGGCTGGATCGTTCGCTGACTTCTCTGCCGCATGTGGTGATGGTGGGAACGTTGGCTCAGTGGTTCTTTCAGGAGCCGATCGAGCAGGCCGAGCAATCCTCACGTGCCGAAGGTGTTTATCATCAAGTGGTCATCAGCGGGCGACACGCGGGCAGCGATTGGCCCAAAGAAAAATTGGTCACCGAAGTGGTGCGTGAGTTGTCGCAGGCGTTCCCCGAATCAGGGACACCTGAGATTCGGAAGAGCCGCGTTGTGACGGATCCGCACGCCGTGTTTTGTGTCAGCCCGTTGACTCAGGCATGCCGTCCGGAATCAAAAACGTCGCTTCCTGGGCTGCATTTTGCCGGGGACGCGGTCGCCACTGGATGGCCAGCGACGATGGAGGGGGCCGCCATCAGTGGTCAGATGGCGGCGAACTCCGTGATTGAGTCACTGGGGGAAGCAGGGGGAAATCAGCCCGTCGAAGCCTTCGTTGGACTGAAGCGAGGCTGGCTGGCTCGCCGATTGATTCGGTAA
- a CDS encoding FAD-dependent oxidoreductase — MDQRIPASLAERRRWVVAPEQTDHPPGEMVLYWMHNAVRGHENPALDAAMWLAHENGLPLLVYHGLSEKYPYASDRHHAFIMQGARDVQRELEAKGISYAFHLERQGHRGPHLRDLCRRAAVLVSEEMPVAPIACWVDRLRSLVTTPIMLVDTSCVVPSQSIATVPTRAFEFRRVIQDALADRLERPYQELPADVQPAEFTGPLGFEPIDLQDVQLADLISQCKIDHSVGPVADTPGGTRAGYARWERFRETSLSKYAERRNCADEPLGVSRLSGHLHYGMVSPFRIAREAAALGAEKYVDELVVWREMVFRFCLEHVEDLDTMAAIPEWARESLLEHADDPREEVLDWESLARGKSSQTLWNLAQQSLLQHGELHNNLRMTWGKAFLAMTSQPCQALAQCIDLNHRYAIDGRSPISYSGILWCFGQFDRPFEPEQPIYGTVRSRSVDQHESRLDVPQVAQWVNRPLAATLPRVAIVGAGLGGLSAARTLTDHGLEVHVFEKSRGVGGRMATRRSESGGGFDHGAQYFTVRDDRFARYVRSWISQGLVAPWMQPIVELQPGGQVGKEKCGTPRYVGVPGMNAIAKHLAADVNVHLQTTVDSLQRVGDRWQLKFADPSGLSSTGSVNDEGNSEFDCVIVNCPPQQAARLLAGHSDMADIAQQVEMLPCWSVMVRGEGLPELGFSGAFINEGPLSWIARNDEKPGRDAGDGSASSWVLHASADWSQQHLEQSPEWVGAQLLTAMAEATGQQFTRVVECQAHRWRYANPVSPLETDCLWDATTGLGACGDWCGGPRIEGAFLSGMAMAGAVLRQATIDRAAPSPGQLEGAATRKRTADAV; from the coding sequence TTGGATCAACGGATCCCCGCATCATTGGCCGAGCGTCGACGCTGGGTGGTCGCACCTGAACAGACGGATCACCCGCCGGGTGAGATGGTGCTGTACTGGATGCACAACGCGGTGCGGGGGCATGAGAATCCTGCCTTGGACGCGGCGATGTGGCTGGCGCATGAAAATGGTTTGCCGCTGCTGGTCTATCACGGGCTCTCTGAAAAGTATCCCTACGCGTCGGATCGGCATCATGCGTTCATCATGCAGGGGGCACGCGATGTTCAGCGCGAACTGGAAGCCAAAGGAATCAGCTACGCGTTTCATCTGGAACGGCAAGGTCACCGTGGTCCGCACCTGAGGGATTTGTGCCGCCGGGCGGCCGTGTTGGTCAGTGAGGAAATGCCCGTTGCACCAATTGCATGTTGGGTGGATCGACTGCGCAGTTTGGTGACCACGCCGATCATGTTGGTGGACACGAGCTGTGTCGTGCCTTCCCAGTCGATTGCGACCGTTCCAACGCGCGCCTTTGAGTTTCGCCGTGTCATTCAGGATGCATTGGCCGATCGATTGGAGCGTCCCTATCAAGAGTTGCCCGCCGATGTTCAACCAGCCGAGTTCACCGGGCCGCTTGGGTTTGAACCGATCGATCTGCAGGATGTGCAATTGGCGGATCTGATCAGCCAGTGCAAGATTGATCATTCGGTCGGCCCTGTCGCAGACACTCCCGGTGGAACGCGTGCCGGTTATGCCCGTTGGGAACGATTCCGGGAAACATCGTTGAGCAAGTATGCGGAACGACGGAATTGTGCCGACGAGCCGCTGGGCGTCAGTCGCCTGAGCGGTCACCTGCATTATGGGATGGTCAGCCCATTCCGAATCGCTCGCGAAGCCGCTGCGTTGGGAGCGGAGAAATACGTCGATGAGTTGGTGGTCTGGCGGGAGATGGTGTTTCGATTTTGCCTGGAGCACGTGGAGGACCTCGACACCATGGCGGCGATTCCTGAGTGGGCTCGTGAATCGCTGCTCGAGCACGCCGACGATCCACGGGAAGAAGTCCTGGATTGGGAATCACTCGCACGTGGGAAATCGTCTCAGACGCTTTGGAATTTGGCTCAGCAGAGTTTGTTGCAGCACGGTGAACTGCACAATAATTTGCGGATGACATGGGGCAAAGCTTTCTTGGCGATGACATCGCAACCCTGTCAGGCACTGGCGCAGTGCATTGACCTGAACCATCGGTATGCCATCGATGGCAGAAGCCCGATCAGCTACAGCGGCATCCTGTGGTGCTTTGGCCAGTTTGATCGTCCGTTTGAACCGGAGCAGCCGATTTACGGGACGGTGCGTTCGCGGTCCGTCGATCAGCACGAGTCTCGCCTCGACGTGCCGCAGGTCGCTCAGTGGGTCAATCGCCCCCTCGCTGCGACGCTGCCTCGCGTTGCGATTGTGGGAGCGGGACTGGGAGGCTTGTCCGCAGCACGCACTCTGACGGACCACGGTTTGGAAGTCCACGTGTTTGAGAAATCACGGGGAGTTGGCGGGCGGATGGCGACGCGGCGCAGCGAATCAGGAGGGGGCTTCGATCACGGTGCTCAGTACTTCACCGTTCGCGACGATCGATTCGCGAGGTACGTGCGAAGCTGGATCAGCCAAGGTCTGGTCGCTCCCTGGATGCAGCCGATTGTGGAATTGCAGCCCGGAGGTCAGGTGGGGAAGGAAAAGTGCGGGACGCCTCGCTATGTCGGTGTTCCTGGCATGAACGCAATTGCCAAGCATTTGGCAGCGGACGTCAACGTGCATTTGCAAACCACGGTGGATTCACTCCAGCGGGTGGGAGATCGGTGGCAGTTGAAGTTTGCAGACCCAAGTGGTTTGTCATCAACGGGCTCGGTGAATGACGAGGGGAACAGCGAATTTGATTGCGTGATCGTGAATTGCCCGCCGCAACAAGCGGCCAGGTTGTTGGCGGGGCACTCCGACATGGCAGACATTGCTCAGCAGGTTGAGATGCTGCCTTGTTGGTCCGTGATGGTCCGCGGGGAAGGCTTGCCGGAGCTTGGTTTTTCAGGTGCCTTCATCAACGAGGGGCCGCTGTCCTGGATCGCTCGGAACGATGAAAAGCCGGGGCGGGATGCCGGGGACGGATCTGCCAGTTCGTGGGTCTTGCACGCATCGGCGGATTGGTCGCAACAGCACCTGGAGCAGTCGCCCGAGTGGGTGGGCGCGCAGTTGCTCACCGCCATGGCGGAAGCGACGGGGCAACAATTCACACGGGTGGTGGAGTGCCAAGCTCACCGATGGCGTTATGCCAATCCCGTGTCGCCCCTGGAGACGGATTGCCTCTGGGACGCGACCACAGGGCTGGGAGCATGCGGTGATTGGTGTGGTGGCCCGCGAATCGAAGGCGCCTTCCTCAGTGGGATGGCGATGGCGGGGGCGGTGTTGCGTCAGGCAACAATCGACCGGGCGGCTCCTTCTCCAGGCCAGTTGGAGGGTGCGGCTACGCGGAAGCGAACAGCCGACGCGGTCTAG
- the fliO gene encoding flagellar biosynthetic protein FliO, whose amino-acid sequence MMNRIISPANVIPLALITCLGAGEIAAADQSYGSDTAYGAEATYSAAPLPAHSDSPEPPKVIGRGFPALAMQTDNQDASAYQLPSESKTSGLELSPDGESSRSKNIAPLVTVGSSLAIVLALFCGLVWVSRRFGGGSAVSKPLSASTLSPLGHVMLDPRTKLLLVKCGRRVLVLSQTSSGVTPISEVTDPDEVRELIASCSAEARAVFEQTMRQIESEPVASGFVERPAASTPPSRPRRLFASA is encoded by the coding sequence ATGATGAATCGCATCATTTCCCCTGCCAACGTCATCCCATTGGCCCTCATCACCTGCCTAGGTGCGGGTGAAATCGCAGCCGCGGATCAAAGCTACGGCTCAGACACCGCCTACGGCGCAGAAGCCACCTACAGTGCGGCCCCCCTGCCCGCTCACAGCGATTCTCCGGAACCGCCCAAAGTCATCGGACGCGGTTTCCCTGCCCTCGCGATGCAGACGGACAACCAAGACGCATCCGCCTACCAACTGCCGTCAGAAAGCAAAACCTCGGGCCTGGAACTCTCGCCCGATGGCGAATCCTCTCGGTCGAAGAACATCGCTCCACTGGTCACGGTGGGATCGAGCCTCGCCATTGTGTTGGCTTTGTTTTGTGGACTTGTTTGGGTCAGTCGTCGATTCGGAGGCGGCTCTGCCGTTTCCAAACCACTCTCTGCATCCACTCTCAGCCCACTCGGGCATGTGATGCTCGACCCTCGCACCAAACTCTTGCTGGTCAAATGCGGTCGCCGGGTGTTGGTGCTCAGCCAAACATCGTCCGGCGTCACACCGATTTCGGAAGTCACCGATCCGGACGAAGTCCGTGAGTTGATCGCCAGCTGCTCAGCCGAAGCCCGAGCCGTCTTCGAACAAACCATGCGTCAAATCGAGAGCGAGCCAGTGGCCTCTGGGTTTGTCGAACGCCCCGCGGCTTCCACCCCGCCGTCTAGACCGCGTCGGCTGTTCGCTTCCGCGTAG
- the fliN gene encoding flagellar motor switch protein FliN, producing MSETENQTESSEQLNTDDIEALLNEASQSLAAATGDKESDQRDVPRPFALGDLSPNSLGEAAHDVDLLGEVEMDLRIELGRTQMRLEEVLRLRAGSVVALDKLAGDPVDIYVNGRMIARGEVLVMNDNFCVRVTELIGAGS from the coding sequence GTGAGCGAGACGGAGAATCAAACGGAATCCAGCGAACAACTCAATACAGATGATATTGAGGCGTTGCTCAATGAAGCGTCCCAGTCTCTCGCAGCCGCCACAGGCGACAAAGAGAGCGATCAACGGGATGTCCCTCGACCGTTCGCTTTAGGCGATCTCTCGCCCAACTCTCTCGGGGAAGCCGCCCACGATGTCGACTTGCTCGGCGAAGTGGAAATGGACCTCCGAATCGAACTGGGACGCACCCAAATGCGTCTCGAAGAAGTCCTCCGCCTGCGTGCAGGCAGTGTTGTCGCGCTCGACAAACTGGCGGGTGACCCCGTCGACATCTACGTCAACGGCCGCATGATTGCACGCGGCGAAGTATTGGTCATGAATGACAACTTCTGCGTTCGTGTGACCGAATTGATCGGAGCAGGATCATGA
- a CDS encoding dihydrolipoamide acetyltransferase: protein MAEENKNEDKPELEDAPAKPRSNTSLIVLFVGMVVVLETGMFFFLVPSAEQVSALAEAELIQSVQEGAEKAEEEQSDENREIEFDLGTFGETFSPIETERSFRVELRLYGLIRKKNREKMTKEFTAKNGRLRHAIRMKIRNSELPELQDNQLGLLQRRILTTCNHLLDEDLLLGVGFHEYQLIEE from the coding sequence ATGGCCGAAGAAAACAAAAACGAAGACAAACCGGAACTCGAAGACGCTCCCGCCAAACCGCGCAGCAACACCAGTCTGATTGTGTTGTTCGTGGGAATGGTGGTCGTCCTGGAAACCGGAATGTTCTTCTTCCTGGTCCCCAGTGCGGAACAGGTCAGCGCCTTGGCGGAAGCCGAACTGATCCAGTCTGTCCAAGAAGGCGCCGAGAAGGCTGAAGAAGAGCAATCCGACGAAAATCGAGAGATCGAATTCGATCTGGGAACGTTCGGCGAAACCTTCAGCCCGATCGAAACGGAACGTTCTTTTCGAGTGGAACTGAGGCTCTACGGGCTGATTCGAAAGAAAAACCGCGAAAAGATGACGAAGGAGTTCACCGCGAAAAACGGGCGTCTCCGGCACGCGATTCGAATGAAAATCCGAAATAGCGAACTTCCTGAACTGCAAGACAACCAATTGGGCTTGTTGCAGCGTCGGATTTTGACGACATGTAATCATCTTCTGGACGAAGATTTACTGCTGGGAGTCGGGTTTCACGAATACCAGCTCATCGAGGAGTGA
- a CDS encoding OmpA/MotB family protein produces the protein MDDEPDEIAIPEWVVTFGDMMSLLLTFFIMLVSLSEIKEEDTYQALVDSMQQQFGYKRTLDALAPGDTKPRSSEFSVLSTTGRAKKKDTAKGGVPEKAPVGEEQHVRIIRPGNMTAVGSVVFFEVGSDRLTPASQRILEQTAKQLRGKPQRIEVRGHVSAEFAARTIGTDEGMMLAIRRAATVKRYLVSKQGIASDRFRVSSAEATEPITRNATITKFGNDSRVEVFLLDETVEDPKGTSDSDSKVQGPQA, from the coding sequence ATGGATGATGAACCAGATGAAATCGCCATCCCCGAATGGGTTGTCACGTTCGGCGACATGATGAGTTTGTTGCTGACGTTCTTCATCATGTTGGTCTCACTCAGTGAGATCAAAGAAGAAGACACGTACCAGGCACTCGTCGATTCGATGCAGCAGCAGTTCGGCTACAAACGCACGCTCGATGCCTTGGCTCCGGGCGACACCAAGCCGCGGTCATCGGAATTCTCCGTTCTCTCCACAACGGGACGAGCGAAGAAAAAGGACACCGCCAAAGGGGGCGTTCCAGAGAAAGCCCCGGTTGGGGAAGAACAACACGTTCGCATCATTCGCCCCGGCAACATGACCGCGGTGGGCAGTGTCGTGTTCTTTGAAGTGGGCAGCGATCGCCTGACTCCCGCCAGCCAACGCATTTTGGAACAGACTGCCAAACAACTTCGTGGGAAGCCACAACGCATCGAAGTCCGTGGACACGTGTCGGCTGAGTTTGCCGCTCGTACCATTGGCACCGATGAAGGCATGATGCTGGCCATCCGGCGTGCTGCCACCGTCAAACGCTACTTGGTGTCGAAACAAGGCATTGCCTCGGATCGATTCCGAGTCTCCTCCGCCGAAGCAACCGAACCAATCACCCGGAACGCAACGATCACTAAATTCGGCAACGACTCGCGTGTCGAAGTGTTCCTGCTCGATGAAACAGTGGAGGACCCCAAAGGGACCTCCGATTCCGACTCCAAAGTCCAAGGTCCGCAGGCTTAA
- a CDS encoding motility protein A → MDIASLLGLIFAIGLILVSILLGNAPFSAFIDIPSGLVVIGGAFAAALICFPMGSMLKSPVIALKVILNKGEDRLVLIKSIVELAEVARRDGLLALESKIAEIDNALVKTGLQMAVDGTAPEIVEEVLRTEVAGMAMRHREGKSIMDQLGRFAPAYGMIGTLMGLIMMLQDMSDPSGIGAGMAVALITTLYGAIVANVFFSPFAEKLGLMSRNEQLSMEIAIRGVMAIQSGESPRAIDQKLQTYLPTKQRDLQ, encoded by the coding sequence ATGGACATCGCCAGTCTGCTCGGTCTGATCTTCGCGATCGGCTTGATCCTCGTTTCGATCCTGCTTGGTAACGCCCCCTTCTCTGCCTTCATCGACATCCCGTCGGGCTTGGTGGTGATCGGAGGTGCCTTCGCAGCCGCATTGATCTGCTTCCCGATGGGCTCGATGCTGAAGAGCCCGGTCATCGCCTTGAAAGTGATTTTGAACAAAGGGGAAGACCGGTTGGTCTTGATCAAATCGATCGTCGAACTGGCAGAAGTCGCTCGCCGTGATGGCTTGCTGGCACTGGAATCCAAGATCGCTGAAATCGACAACGCACTGGTGAAGACCGGCCTCCAAATGGCTGTCGACGGAACGGCACCAGAAATCGTCGAAGAGGTCCTTCGCACCGAAGTCGCGGGAATGGCGATGCGTCACCGCGAAGGTAAATCGATCATGGATCAACTCGGCCGATTCGCTCCCGCCTACGGGATGATCGGAACCTTGATGGGTCTGATCATGATGCTGCAGGACATGTCCGATCCATCCGGGATTGGAGCCGGGATGGCAGTGGCACTGATCACAACACTGTACGGGGCCATCGTCGCCAACGTGTTCTTCAGTCCCTTTGCTGAAAAGCTGGGCCTGATGAGCCGCAACGAACAACTCAGCATGGAAATCGCCATTCGCGGTGTCATGGCCATTCAGTCGGGTGAAAGCCCACGAGCGATCGATCAGAAGCTGCAAACCTACCTGCCAACCAAACAACGGGACCTGCAGTAA
- a CDS encoding flagellar FlbD family protein, whose product MIKLTRLDGEAFILNAELIRYVERRGDTFVTLTNGERLPVKETMDEVVDRSIEYQQRKHFLPPMPSTLGPAPTDSNLHTTS is encoded by the coding sequence ATGATCAAGCTCACTCGACTCGATGGCGAAGCCTTCATCCTCAACGCTGAGTTGATTCGATACGTCGAACGACGTGGCGACACCTTTGTAACGCTGACCAATGGCGAACGCTTGCCGGTCAAGGAAACGATGGACGAGGTCGTTGATCGATCCATCGAATACCAACAACGCAAGCACTTCTTGCCGCCGATGCCATCCACGCTTGGTCCAGCACCAACGGATTCCAACCTCCACACGACATCCTAG
- a CDS encoding aldehyde dehydrogenase family protein produces MITLNPLRWGKQYESIDFNDVVHFDTGEPIARIGTVGGGIVGRDLRVAHKAREALLEVPTSELLKMCCKAAELFGNETLPVGDSQQTVDDFIHQQSASTGLPEHMCRSNMTKNSFVLSNMEQILDCLTRGLDLSILSKGYGEEGRGVTVSYQAQTPILGAILPNNSPGVHTLWLPAIPLQIGLALKPGSQEPWTPYRMVSAFIEAGVPAAAFGLYPGGHDAGGAIMAKTSRSMIFGSAQTIAQHAGNPKVQPHGPGFSKILLGDDIVDDWEMFLDVMVESVLSNSGRSCINCSGIWASRHTREIAAAIAKRIGPVDVRPPSDPEAQLAAFTVPAMATGTYAMVQQDLAESGVTDMTAEYGEKLIERDHCAYLRPMVLHADSPDRGVASKEYMFPFVSVVECPQDQMLSRIGTSLIGTVITSDQKFIQDASRCVDIDRLNIGPLPTNRLNWLQPHEGNIIEFLFTNRAYQIEPMPATTSA; encoded by the coding sequence ATGATCACACTGAATCCTCTTCGTTGGGGCAAACAATACGAGTCCATCGATTTCAATGACGTTGTTCATTTCGACACCGGCGAACCCATCGCACGCATCGGAACGGTCGGCGGAGGCATTGTCGGTCGCGACTTGCGCGTGGCCCACAAAGCGCGGGAAGCCTTGTTGGAGGTTCCCACCAGCGAACTGTTGAAGATGTGTTGCAAGGCAGCCGAATTGTTCGGGAACGAGACGTTGCCGGTGGGTGACTCGCAGCAAACGGTGGATGACTTCATCCATCAACAATCGGCCAGCACGGGTTTGCCCGAACACATGTGCCGGTCGAACATGACCAAGAACAGTTTCGTGCTCAGCAACATGGAACAGATCCTGGATTGCCTGACTCGCGGTTTGGATCTCTCGATCCTGTCCAAGGGCTACGGCGAAGAAGGTCGCGGCGTGACGGTCAGCTACCAAGCTCAAACACCGATCCTCGGAGCCATCCTTCCGAACAATTCTCCTGGTGTTCACACACTGTGGCTGCCCGCGATTCCATTGCAAATCGGATTGGCGCTCAAACCGGGCTCGCAAGAACCTTGGACTCCCTACCGGATGGTCTCGGCCTTCATCGAAGCCGGCGTCCCTGCCGCGGCCTTTGGTTTGTACCCCGGTGGGCATGACGCGGGCGGAGCCATCATGGCCAAGACCTCCCGGAGCATGATCTTCGGCAGCGCTCAAACGATCGCTCAGCATGCGGGCAACCCAAAGGTGCAGCCGCACGGACCTGGCTTCTCCAAGATTTTGCTTGGCGATGACATCGTGGACGACTGGGAAATGTTCCTGGACGTGATGGTGGAAAGCGTGCTGAGCAATTCCGGCCGGAGCTGCATCAACTGTTCTGGGATTTGGGCCAGCCGACACACCCGCGAAATCGCAGCGGCGATCGCCAAACGCATCGGTCCTGTCGACGTCCGTCCGCCAAGCGATCCCGAGGCCCAACTGGCAGCCTTCACCGTGCCTGCCATGGCCACGGGAACCTACGCGATGGTTCAGCAGGACTTGGCGGAAAGCGGCGTGACAGACATGACCGCTGAATACGGTGAGAAGCTGATCGAACGCGACCACTGCGCTTACCTGCGTCCGATGGTGCTGCACGCCGATTCACCTGACCGCGGCGTCGCGTCGAAGGAATACATGTTCCCGTTCGTCAGCGTCGTGGAATGCCCTCAAGACCAAATGCTGTCTCGCATTGGCACCTCGTTGATCGGAACTGTGATCACGTCCGATCAAAAGTTCATCCAGGACGCTTCGCGTTGCGTGGACATCGACCGATTGAACATCGGTCCGCTACCAACCAATCGCTTGAATTGGTTGCAGCCGCACGAAGGCAACATCATTGAGTTTCTCTTCACCAACCGCGCCTATCAAATCGAACCCATGCCAGCCACCACCAGTGCCTGA
- a CDS encoding carboxypeptidase-like regulatory domain-containing protein: MKRFAALAGMLAMTMTIAVAQDSNIKLNDHLTVPQWVNPEVAGELSGRLILPSADGSSETIADATIVMTDASGKTLRSQSNAEGDFTFSGVNPGVYALSARADGIFACCAMHVVSDDMASSDMYPKTAEIAAAGIDYSIIKSSIIRYLPPAGKDSLTSIANADLKGISSQVVGENLFRVAQSNGGMKGRIHMAGAEGRTLSDAGLLNIFLIHDGETVDRVVSNRDGSFEFAGVEPGEYSILAIGLSGLGMAGFELVDEATANTETALVNANNETFVGFGHRKHNNCCCPQFAMQVAPLPMAIQACNEVVITESIVVEETIIDDGMIVEDGFGTAVDAFGNPVDSFGNPVGGGGFSGGGGGGFSGGGGGGGFGGGLGGIASLAGLGIIAASLDDDDDSVFPPQPASPVAP; the protein is encoded by the coding sequence ATGAAACGCTTTGCTGCCCTTGCTGGCATGCTTGCGATGACGATGACCATCGCTGTCGCCCAAGATTCGAACATCAAATTGAATGACCACCTGACGGTTCCCCAATGGGTGAATCCCGAAGTTGCGGGTGAACTTTCGGGTCGTTTGATTCTGCCTTCAGCAGACGGATCGTCCGAAACGATTGCCGACGCGACCATCGTCATGACCGACGCATCGGGCAAGACCTTGCGTTCGCAGAGCAACGCCGAAGGCGACTTCACCTTCAGTGGTGTGAACCCTGGCGTTTACGCTCTTTCGGCTCGTGCGGATGGCATCTTCGCATGCTGTGCCATGCACGTTGTCAGCGACGACATGGCTTCTTCGGACATGTATCCCAAGACCGCCGAAATCGCAGCGGCTGGCATCGACTACTCGATCATCAAATCGTCGATCATCCGCTACTTGCCACCTGCTGGCAAAGACAGCCTGACTTCGATTGCCAACGCGGACCTGAAGGGGATCTCGAGCCAAGTGGTTGGCGAGAACCTGTTCCGTGTCGCTCAATCCAACGGTGGCATGAAAGGCCGCATCCACATGGCTGGTGCCGAAGGCCGCACCCTGAGCGATGCTGGACTCTTGAACATTTTCTTGATCCACGATGGCGAAACGGTTGACCGTGTTGTCAGCAATCGCGATGGATCGTTCGAATTCGCAGGCGTCGAACCTGGTGAATACTCGATCTTGGCAATTGGATTGTCCGGATTGGGAATGGCTGGTTTTGAACTGGTCGACGAAGCGACTGCCAACACCGAAACCGCTTTGGTCAACGCCAACAACGAAACCTTTGTTGGATTTGGACATCGCAAGCACAACAACTGCTGCTGCCCACAATTCGCGATGCAAGTCGCTCCCTTGCCAATGGCCATTCAAGCTTGCAATGAAGTTGTGATCACAGAATCGATCGTCGTCGAAGAAACCATCATCGACGATGGCATGATTGTGGAAGACGGTTTCGGAACCGCTGTGGATGCCTTCGGCAATCCAGTGGACTCTTTCGGTAACCCTGTCGGCGGTGGCGGATTCTCCGGCGGTGGCGGCGGCGGATTTTCAGGTGGCGGCGGAGGCGGTGGCTTCGGCGGCGGACTGGGCGGAATCGCCTCGTTGGCTGGCTTGGGCATCATCGCAGCTTCGCTGGATGACGACGACGACAGCGTCTTCCCACCACAACCAGCTAGCCCAGTTGCTCCCTGA